From a single Salvelinus sp. IW2-2015 linkage group LG22, ASM291031v2, whole genome shotgun sequence genomic region:
- the LOC111982799 gene encoding 5'-3' exonuclease PLD3-like isoform X2, whose amino-acid sequence MISDIPYEKMCNVESRREESCRKAQMYYRCLLGLTGVASLLLAAVFLQTLLLPMVNSSPNKPGFKLPLPLTDTCTDPCKFVLLESIPEGLEFNSSVTNPSIYQAWLNLISEARSSVDIASFYWTLTNKDTGSHEPTANQGEDVLNRLALVSGKLSVRIAVNTPTESQHQEDLNLLESSGADVRAVNMRDLTTGVLHTKFWVVDKKHIYIGSANMDWRSLTQVKELGAVVYNCSCLAADLGKIFEAYWYLGQKDTPIPSPWPSSFNTPYNKDAPLQLPLNGTASHVYLTSSPPSFCAAGRTGDLQSILSVMEDAQEFIYIAVMNYLPTMEFSRPKRYWAEIDTQIRRVAYEKRVKVRLLISCWASTSPVMIPFLKALDSMQKPKAKLDVQVKLFVVPANPKQKEIPFARVNHNKYMVTDKVAYIGTSNWSGDYFVNTAGSALVVNQTAAQSVEPTVQAQLQAVFERDWDSAYSTPIHQHTDLKMVC is encoded by the exons ATGATTTCTGATATTCCCTACGAGAAG ATGTGTAATGTGGAGTCGAGGAGAGAAGAGTCCTGCAGGAAAGCACAGATG TATTATAGGTGTCTGCTTGGTCTCACTGGGGTGGCCAGTCTGCTATTGGCTGCCGTGTTCCTCCAGACCCTGCTGCTTCCCATGGTTAACTCCTCCCCAAACAAGCCTGGCTTCAAGCTCCCACTTCCTCTCACTGACACCTGCACCGACCCCTGCAA ATTCGTTCTATTGGAGAGCATCCCAGAGGGGTTAGAGTTCAACTCTAGTGTCACCAACCCATCCATCTACCAGGCTTGGCTAAACCTGATTAGTGAGGCTCGCAGTAGCGTGGACATTGCGTCTTTCTATTGGACTCTCACCAACAAAGACACAGGCTCTCATGAGCCAACGGCGAATCAG GGTGAGGACGTCCTGAATAGGCTAGCTCTGGTGTCTGGGAAGCTCTCTGTCCGCATCGCTGTAAATACACCAACAGAGTCCCAACATCAGGAAGACCTCAATCTATTAGAAAGTTCTG GTGCTGATGTAAGAGCCGTGAACATGCGGGATTTGACCACTGGAGTACTTCACACTAagttttgggtggtggacaagaAGCACATCTACATTGGCAGTGCCAACATGGACTGGAGGTCCCTTACCCAG GTGAAGGAGCTGGGGGCTGTGGTGTACAACTGCAGCTGCTTGGCTGCAGACCTGGGGAAGATCTTCGAGGCCTACTGGTACCTTGGGCAAAAAGACACACCCATCCCGTCCCCTTGGCCCAGCAGTTTCAACACTCCTTACAATAAAGACGCACCCCTGCAGTTGCCACTCAACGGCACAGCCTCCCACGTGTATCTGACG AGTTCTCCACCATCTTTCTGTGCTGCCGGGAGGACCGGAGACCTGCAGTCTATTCTCAGTGTGATGGAGGACGCGCAGGAGTTTATCTATATCGCTGTCATGAACTACCTGCCCACCATGGAGTTCTCGCGACCCAAACG GTACTGGGCAGAAATTGACACTCAGATCAGACGTGTGGCATACGAGAAGCGGGTGAAGGTGCGTCTGCTCATCAGCTGTTGGGCCAGCACTTCACCTGTCATGATCCCCTTCCTGAAAGCCTTGGATTCAATGCAGAAACCCAAGGCCAAGCTGGATGTTCAGGTG AAACTCTTTGTTGTGCCAGCGAATCCCAAGCAGAAAGAAATCCCCTTTGCCAGGGTCAACCATAACAAGTACATGGTGACCGATAAGGTCGCCTACATAG GTACCTCTAACTGGTCTGGAGACTATTTTGTGAACACTGCTGGATCGGCTTTGGTGGTGAACCAAACAGCTGCCCAGTCAGTGGAGCCTACGGTCCAGGCACAACTACAGGCCGTGTTCGAAAGGGACTGGGACTCCGCCTACAGCACCCCAATCCACCAGCACACCGACCTCAAAATGGTGTGTTAG
- the LOC111982799 gene encoding 5'-3' exonuclease PLD3-like isoform X1: protein MISEPFRAAFSDQNPEELCQKRQYSVTMISDIPYEKMCNVESRREESCRKAQMYYRCLLGLTGVASLLLAAVFLQTLLLPMVNSSPNKPGFKLPLPLTDTCTDPCKFVLLESIPEGLEFNSSVTNPSIYQAWLNLISEARSSVDIASFYWTLTNKDTGSHEPTANQGEDVLNRLALVSGKLSVRIAVNTPTESQHQEDLNLLESSGADVRAVNMRDLTTGVLHTKFWVVDKKHIYIGSANMDWRSLTQVKELGAVVYNCSCLAADLGKIFEAYWYLGQKDTPIPSPWPSSFNTPYNKDAPLQLPLNGTASHVYLTSSPPSFCAAGRTGDLQSILSVMEDAQEFIYIAVMNYLPTMEFSRPKRYWAEIDTQIRRVAYEKRVKVRLLISCWASTSPVMIPFLKALDSMQKPKAKLDVQVKLFVVPANPKQKEIPFARVNHNKYMVTDKVAYIGTSNWSGDYFVNTAGSALVVNQTAAQSVEPTVQAQLQAVFERDWDSAYSTPIHQHTDLKMVC, encoded by the exons AGCCTTTCCGAGCTGCATTTTCTGATCAGAATCCTGAAGAACTTTGTCAAAAGAGACAATACTCTGTAACAATGATTTCTGATATTCCCTACGAGAAG ATGTGTAATGTGGAGTCGAGGAGAGAAGAGTCCTGCAGGAAAGCACAGATG TATTATAGGTGTCTGCTTGGTCTCACTGGGGTGGCCAGTCTGCTATTGGCTGCCGTGTTCCTCCAGACCCTGCTGCTTCCCATGGTTAACTCCTCCCCAAACAAGCCTGGCTTCAAGCTCCCACTTCCTCTCACTGACACCTGCACCGACCCCTGCAA ATTCGTTCTATTGGAGAGCATCCCAGAGGGGTTAGAGTTCAACTCTAGTGTCACCAACCCATCCATCTACCAGGCTTGGCTAAACCTGATTAGTGAGGCTCGCAGTAGCGTGGACATTGCGTCTTTCTATTGGACTCTCACCAACAAAGACACAGGCTCTCATGAGCCAACGGCGAATCAG GGTGAGGACGTCCTGAATAGGCTAGCTCTGGTGTCTGGGAAGCTCTCTGTCCGCATCGCTGTAAATACACCAACAGAGTCCCAACATCAGGAAGACCTCAATCTATTAGAAAGTTCTG GTGCTGATGTAAGAGCCGTGAACATGCGGGATTTGACCACTGGAGTACTTCACACTAagttttgggtggtggacaagaAGCACATCTACATTGGCAGTGCCAACATGGACTGGAGGTCCCTTACCCAG GTGAAGGAGCTGGGGGCTGTGGTGTACAACTGCAGCTGCTTGGCTGCAGACCTGGGGAAGATCTTCGAGGCCTACTGGTACCTTGGGCAAAAAGACACACCCATCCCGTCCCCTTGGCCCAGCAGTTTCAACACTCCTTACAATAAAGACGCACCCCTGCAGTTGCCACTCAACGGCACAGCCTCCCACGTGTATCTGACG AGTTCTCCACCATCTTTCTGTGCTGCCGGGAGGACCGGAGACCTGCAGTCTATTCTCAGTGTGATGGAGGACGCGCAGGAGTTTATCTATATCGCTGTCATGAACTACCTGCCCACCATGGAGTTCTCGCGACCCAAACG GTACTGGGCAGAAATTGACACTCAGATCAGACGTGTGGCATACGAGAAGCGGGTGAAGGTGCGTCTGCTCATCAGCTGTTGGGCCAGCACTTCACCTGTCATGATCCCCTTCCTGAAAGCCTTGGATTCAATGCAGAAACCCAAGGCCAAGCTGGATGTTCAGGTG AAACTCTTTGTTGTGCCAGCGAATCCCAAGCAGAAAGAAATCCCCTTTGCCAGGGTCAACCATAACAAGTACATGGTGACCGATAAGGTCGCCTACATAG GTACCTCTAACTGGTCTGGAGACTATTTTGTGAACACTGCTGGATCGGCTTTGGTGGTGAACCAAACAGCTGCCCAGTCAGTGGAGCCTACGGTCCAGGCACAACTACAGGCCGTGTTCGAAAGGGACTGGGACTCCGCCTACAGCACCCCAATCCACCAGCACACCGACCTCAAAATGGTGTGTTAG